The nucleotide window GTATCATTCAGAAATATAGAATATTCACCAGGTGCTCAAAGATCAATGAGAATGACAGTTCGTCAATTAGAATCTCTTATACGTTTAAGTGAGGCTGTtgcaaaattaaaattttctcATTTTGTAGATGTAAAACATGTTGAAATAGCTTGTTCAATTTTTAAAGCTtctatgaaaaaaatatcaaacgAAAAAGAAATTAATTTAGATGAAGAACCCGAAAAAATAGGTAATGTTTCAACATCTATGggtaatgaaaataatggtATTAATAATGGAGATAACCAAacagataaaaatatagaagtTAAAAAAACAACAGTTATAAAAGCAAGTGAATATCAATGTATATCTGCaattatttttgaaattataaaagaatatgaatttaataataacaatgaaTGTATGACACAAGATCAATTAATAGAATCATATTTAAAAGATTATGCAAAAGCAGAATCTACTGAACATTTAGATGAGTGGAtacataaattaaaaaaaattattagcAGATTAATTAATCAAGATATGAAATTATTAAGTGaaacaaatgaaaatgatcctgaaaatattatactcaGAATTCATCCAAATTATGCAGGCCCATCAACAGAAGGAATtgtatcaaataaaaatatgtatggttataatacatttaaaaattatcaGGCTGATCAAAATGTTCCAGATGATGATGTAGATTTCCAAGATGATATagaaaatttttaattttggtcatatataatgtatcaaaatggttatttttatttttatttttatactcCTTCATTTTCACATGTACATGTCAGCTGATCTTCGTTATGAATTTGTGTATCATATTTCGTGAATTTCAACTTGggttattttaaaatattttttgaagttATAAGCGAGCGGCAAAGTAGGCCGAAAGTAAGCGGCAAAGTAGGCGGCAAAGTAGGCGGCAAACTAAGCGGCTGCCTCTTGCTGCAAATCTCTTCACTTTGCGATGAAACTTCTTTATCTTGCGGTCATATCTCTTTACCTTGTGGTCAgatttctttaatttttttctttaaaaactttaactttttttttcttctaaaCTCGGCAATGCTGTTAATAAAGGCTGATTTGGCATCTTCCGAATGAATTGTGTTTTTGATATTTTgcaattctttattttttaataaaaggGTTTGCTGATTATAAGGCAAAATAGAAACCATATCTATATTTGActtatcatttattattttttttatgtacgattttttatttaaatatgtttttaataTAGCCCAATCAAAGTAAGGAATgttaataacaatatatccAAGGTCACTTAataatttatgttttaattttgaaaaagaaGTATAAGATTTTGTGTTTCTATAAAAATGATGTTCTCCATTAACTtcgattattatttttccaatattttcataattttttttatctgataatataattttagtaGAATTATTTGattcttttttataatatatttcattttttgatatattttgaaatGTTTTATCTTCCTCAATAAAATCAACATTATATGGTCCTATTGAAACTTCTTCTAAAGGTGTTAAATTAAAAGTTAGAAGAATATTTTTAACTTCTTTTTGTAAATctgattttatattatattcaatttctttttctttatttttaatataattcatatattcaTAACATTCAGTATCTAATTTATTATACACATTTGGAACATGTTGTGTTCGCAAAGAGAGttctataatttttaattggtttaaatatatattatctatTAATATGTCATATttgattaaattttttattatcatattatatatatctttatttttaaaagaaaaataacaaaaacttaataataattttattaaaaatttatatggaATTTCATGTATTAATTCGGGTTTATTTAACAATTTGGTTGTTATGTctactaatatattttctatataaatATCTAAGTGAAATAAACTgtacaaaatttttattttatctaaaATTGTGAGAGAATTGCATAAACTGTTGCCTCCTCTCTCCTCACCATCACATTCGCTATTTTGACAGACTCCATTTTTCTCTACCACTTTGCCTGTTTTGGTAAAAGATAAATATTCGAGGGAGATGATATTGCAAAAGTTTAGAATGTGTTGGATTATATTCGAATTTCTGTATTTATGTAAGGCATATGATtctaatataattataagaTTTTgagaattatattttttttgttttatattttgtaaaaatatcgaatcaaatatatgaataactTTTGAaggaaacaaattattttttgatagtaaaaaaaaaataagtaacaaatttttataattttttaaaaattgaataaaattatttaatatatatttataaaacatatgataatctaattttaaaaataaaaaacaattcatgatataaaatattttatttaaagaatCATAATCCTGatctaaatttattaatttatttttattaaaaaaatatatttttataatatttgtaaTTTCGTTTGATAATGGTATATGAGAATAGTTTAAATCTTTTAAACTTTTACAAATTGAAAAAAGTGTGTCTAAAATAATTGCGTTTGGTGTGTTAGAACCAGCATAGATGGAGTCATCaccattatcatcatcattatcaccattatcattattattatttccgtTCCTATCGTTTGTGCTGCCCCCCCTTTTAGTGTCTAacttatttttgttaaaatttaATGGGCCATTTTGCGTATTAacaatttgaaaaatttggcgagatattttttttcgcaAGTTAAATGAAAAGGTATTATCTTTATatggtaaaaataaaaagtcaaaattatatactaatttgttacatatatttttaattaagaCCCAATTGACATTTTGTAAATTAATAGAATTATAATgtttgttaaaaatatatatttcactAAATATTCTTAAAAAACCAACAAGatcatatatttcatattcttcattttttatgaaataatcacatttatttataaatatttttaatatatcattatcAGCTAgttttaaatttgttaatatatttaatgcataaattaacattttactagtatataaataatgtagttttaattttattttagaCATAATACATGTTAAtacttttaaataaaattcattttcaaatttatttttataatctggaaaatttttattaaatataattaataatagtaataaattttctatatttaatttattatcatttttttccaataaaacataatttattatttgatttaaAATGTCAAAActaattttgttatttttcagattatatttgtttaaatcgtctatatcaaattttttttcttcaaacttattttcttcaaattttttttcttcaaacttattttcttcaaacttatttttatttttaaaactgTTCAAATTTGgagataatttatttattatttttatctcctttttattgttatttttgttaCAAACATTCtgataaaatatacaacaatattttccacatttttttttacaattttcgAAATTATGCCAAGTAATCAAAAATTTCCCACACCAAATGTGTGGCTTGAATAACAAAACCATAGTTCAATCacatatttatcattttttattttttttacattttctatatattaataaaaaataaaaaaatggggAAAAAAAGATGGGGAAAAAAGATGGGGGAAAAAGGATGGGGAAAAAAGATggggaaaaatataaaagttatttggcaaaatttaataaattttactGTTTTAAACTATATGAAAAAGgatgttgaaaaaaaaaatattttgtatttttttttgtcataaTGTATATctcttttattattgttaattaaaaCCCCCAATTTggcaaaataaatatttttttaattttatatgcGAAATTTCGTTTtcttttctaatttttttttgaaatatattaatattgttaGTATATGCGCATATAATATAAGCATGTCGTCTTTTCAATCACTTTTCAATCACTTTTCAATCACTTTTTAATCACtttttaatcatttttttaatcatttttttaatcacTTTTTAATCACCTTTTCTAttcttttccatttttttttccattttttttccatttttttgcCATTTTTTTGCCATTTTTTGATTAGATCAGCAACTAATAAATTTTCACAAATTTGGTTAAATAGTCGTATGTAAtgattgtattttttttttctatgaagaaaaataattacaaaaaaaggatgaaatattttttttcaaaactaacacttttataatttttattattatttttattatttttagtatttttattatttttagtattttgtttaatttgaaaaaaaatcgaGGAAAAATCTGATtatattgtaaaataaacttgcttaaaatatttcatcCTCATGAATAAATCCAAACATAAAGAAGATAAGAAAAGAACAAAATAAGAAAGGAACAAAAGAACAAAAGAAGAATCAAaccaatattaatataacaAGTTAATTAGATTATATAtcattcaaaaaaaaaaaaaaaaattaggaAGAAAGattatttgtaaattttgaaaaatcaCGTGAAAACATGTAATTAGctaagttatatatatatatatatatatatatatatattatatattttttatttttatatttttggaaAACTTAAAAGatacataaataaaagataaGGAGTTCGATAGCTCCACTTCAATATATGTGTTACATATATTGTAAGTAAGATAACcattttaaatattgttttagttatttaataaagtgtagcaaaaaaaaaatgtacaaaATAGAGTATACAGAAGACAAGGGTAAATGCATTGTAGCTTCGACCCAAATTCGGTCTGGATATTGTATTGTTGAATCACATCCGGAAATTGCTATTCCATTATGTGTTAAATTTATGGCACCAAGAATAGTTGATTCTactcttaaaaaaaataattataaaacaataaatatatgtttttattgttttgaaaaagttaataaatgtatatattgcCCTAATTGTAAATATGTAGCATATTGTAGTGATAGTTGTTTAGAAAGAGCTTGGAAATTTCATAGAGAAGAatgtgatatatataaatctaatatatttgataGATACTGTCCAACAATAACTATGAGATTAGTTATTCATTCATATTTAAcccattttaatttttatgattataGTGGAACTATTACAGATTtaacaaaagaaaaatatgaaaactTAAAATATCCAGCATATATTGTTGCTGTTGCACTTAtgagtaaaaaaaaaaaaattttttcaaattttgatgaaaataaaaatatacttaaaaatgtaattgaaaaatttataaaggtatcaaaAAATACATTACAAATTATAGATAATGAATTAGAACCTTGTGGTTTAggtttttataaaaaaccTGTTCCATATTTTAATCATTCATGTTTAAGTAATTGTATaactatatttaaaaatcaaaaattatatataagaaCATTAATGGATATATATCCAGGAGAAGAATTAACAATAAGTTATTTAGATATAGCATTTGATCGTAATACTAGACTAGCTATTTGTACAgatcaatatttttttacatgtaCATGTAAATTATGTAAAGTAAATATTCCTTCAGAGTGTCATAATATGTTCAATAATGATTTTATATGTACACGTTCagaaaattgtaaaaaatttgttaattataTGGAAATGGTATTAATATCAGAACTCGAAAGAAAGcttaattatcataataaatTACATTTTAAAGCATTTccaattttgaaaaaatcaacagataaaaatgaaaacataTGGAAATGTATGTTATGTAAACATGAAACTAATGATAGTGTGATAAAAGGGGtaatagaaaaagaaaaagaaactGTTAAAGAAGTTGAATATTT belongs to Plasmodium yoelii strain 17X genome assembly, chromosome: 11 and includes:
- a CDS encoding RAP protein, putative gives rise to the protein MVLLFKPHIWCGKFLITWHNFENCKKKCGKYCCIFYQNVCNKNNNKKEIKIINKLSPNLNSFKNKNKFEENKFEEKKFEENKFEEKKFDIDDLNKYNLKNNKISFDILNQIINYVLLEKNDNKLNIENLLLLLIIFNKNFPDYKNKFENEFYLKVLTCIMSKIKLKLHYLYTSKMLIYALNILTNLKLADNDILKIFINKCDYFIKNEEYEIYDLVGFLRIFSEIYIFNKHYNSINLQNVNWVLIKNICNKLVYNFDFLFLPYKDNTFSFNLRKKISRQIFQIVNTQNGPLNFNKNKLDTKRGGSTNDRNGNNNNDNGDNDDDNGDDSIYAGSNTPNAIILDTLFSICKSLKDLNYSHIPLSNEITNIIKIYFFNKNKLINLDQDYDSLNKIFYIMNCFLFLKLDYHMFYKYILNNFIQFLKNYKNLLLIFFLLSKNNLFPSKVIHIFDSIFLQNIKQKKYNSQNLIIILESYALHKYRNSNIIQHILNFCNIISLEYLSFTKTGKVVEKNGVCQNSECDGEERGGNSLCNSLTILDKIKILYSLFHLDIYIENILVDITTKLLNKPELIHEIPYKFLIKLLLSFCYFSFKNKDIYNMIIKNLIKYDILIDNIYLNQLKIIELSLRTQHVPNVYNKLDTECYEYMNYIKNKEKEIEYNIKSDLQKEVKNILLTFNLTPLEEVSIGPYNVDFIEEDKTFQNISKNEIYYKKESNNSTKIILSDKKNYENIGKIIIEVNGEHHFYRNTKSYTSFSKLKHKLLSDLGYIVINIPYFDWAILKTYLNKKSYIKKIINDKSNIDMVSILPYNQQTLLLKNKELQNIKNTIHSEDAKSAFINSIAEFRRKKKLKFLKKKIKEI